A genomic region of Rhizobium sp. NXC24 contains the following coding sequences:
- a CDS encoding DUF2160 domain-containing protein, whose amino-acid sequence MNTDFSWMAWTLPTVLFFVTILLLLLGMAIWEYFSPGGNPRVGILHFETTRGDRLFVSLLGAAFIHIAWLGLGGPNLWWAVAISVVYAIGVFRLV is encoded by the coding sequence ATGAATACCGATTTCTCCTGGATGGCCTGGACGCTGCCGACGGTCCTGTTTTTCGTGACCATTCTGCTGCTTCTGCTCGGCATGGCCATTTGGGAATATTTTTCGCCCGGCGGTAATCCGCGCGTCGGCATCCTGCATTTTGAAACAACGCGCGGCGACCGGCTGTTCGTCTCGCTGCTCGGCGCTGCCTTCATTCATATTGCGTGGTTGGGCCTGGGAGGGCCGAACCTGTGGTGGGCGGTCGCCATTTCTGTCGTCTACGCGATCGGCGTTTTCCGTCTGGTCTAG